The genomic region ggtttcagatcttttaaatttcgatacatgatttgcataggaccggaaactcctcttgccccttgcttgagccgcggcttgagctgcggccttgcacctgctcacaggggccttattgtctcctggtctgacaaacacttgtgaccgcatcagttttcatctttctagcttttgtctcttgaattcgttctcatctctttgtgaagatttcaaccacactctagcacttctaccacttcagcatgtattccatacaattaagaaatctacttgctatgaacttctcgttttaaagaagagcagagcaagagatttaccgttcttttttcccatcttaatttcagtagtttaaggttttacatttttttttcaattttttttctttgaggatcctcaatgcaggtttaaattgacctttcgacagattactagcctgttttattgccgtggatcaacgctagaactgcttcttagtcaatttatcctaccagtcacacactcaatcacacaagttatccctgcctacgcgaagtcctcctttaaaaaaaaaaaagagctgcttcatccagtgaggggactctacaacaccccccaccttccctgggaactaaagacaaaagtccttgtccccagccctgccaacgcgaagtcctccttttttttaaaaaaaggagctgcttcatccagtgaggggactctacaacaccccccaccttccctgggaactaaagacaaaagtccttgtccccagccctgccaacgcgaggttgtactccctagaacagtggtcgtcaaataatgattcacggaggtactgagattttaaaacagtttgagaacaactgctccaaaagagacacctcatccagagggggactctacaacaccccctccttccacaaaacttattcctgtgcacttcttcctttttacgcgtttcacaagcaacaacacaatcacacaacttcaggcctttaacttacttgtcccctggttcgttgcactgccgggtcccgtcaatccacctctgtcagacgaaggcagacctaagatgctggcccagcgaagaattctcttcccaggactttctcttccaggtcctcctaatggacgctggcttgtcgacaatgcagcacgtcctccttcgccggtcagatggtgggtatgaggatcccgggtttcggcaccaaaatgttagagatttgctcactccaacttattttgcaagaaccacacaggagacaaggcaagttcttttagacacctgcaggtggagagatcactcgcttcaggaatgaaatctgccctccttcctgcacgtggatatttattaagagaaacagagtgggggtatgggtaggctggctaaagcccttgtcctctagtctaaacatgtcaggggatgttttacgaccttgagataaggaggacaaggtaaggtatttattacctgttgcattccaacataatcctacgataaagataacctggaaaaccctaacactagtgctgtgttgcattggtgtgtgcatgaggaggcggagcttcgctaccgccagctgacgcaagaatatcaagcgctgcaacgagcctacgcgcttctcgcccagaccagcggaggggactacgacgccgagaaggaaatcaaggtggcgccccttcccgcaacccccggccgggtcgcagcctccccgttctcacccagcctcgggtgttctctggtctgaaaggaggaggaggagcctccctcctcctcctttcagaccagagaaaagctgatggtagaaatgggtcactatcaaagcagagtagcagatctggagtcagcgctgacgcaacaaggacaggtaagctcatcaatgagcacacctttttctcagacaaaatagctacattcttcagtcactcattcgtctggcattactggaccaacccccccccccccctgaacgtggctgggaaaatgcggagaaaagcaaatgtcattttccagtcaaccaaagaatttgtggatgaaaatgacacaacattccaaagctgtccacgcgtttgtctcttctagaatgtcaagtgggtggaggagaagcagctgctgcgtcagagcaatcagcagttggccgaaaaggtgactgaaagaaaggcgctgggcggagtcgcttggcgtcacacccgtcgggaagccccgcagatgaggtctgactgtcttttcaggtcaggcggatggaggtggaagaagcgcgtctgaaagagcacatccaggatatccgagaccaaaacgaactgcttgagttccgcatcctggagctggaggtgggaagactcgcacaagcgtgttgaggccagagatgtgacagacggacggacggacggatgcatgcctctgcctttcaggagagggaatggcgctcccccgtcttgaagtttctgcaagtccgtttcccagacagcctcagccctttgcagatctactgcgaggccgagggcgtgagcgtacgtaaggcatccctcgcaaccctaaccttaacccgaggtcccagaacaccttacattgctccttgcgcctttcccccggacatcgtcatcagtgatctgatgaagaagctggacatcctgggcgataacgccgtaagtgtatgtcgaactccttatgttcgcactccacgagactcggcggctcaaatgtgacttttggaaggctttgcgctgaaagaagcttgttgacgctgtgcctttgggctcttgcagaatctcaccaacgaggagcaggtggtcgtgattcacgccaggacccttctcaccctagccgagaaggtaacgggcacgtccacgcacgctctcgcattctgcttatgtgacagcagcctttcctcagtggttagaatacatcaaagtgaccaagtcagcacttcaacagtagatgttggacattgaaagtgagaaggtagacagacacgcgacatcagccaaggggaactccggcaatgtgccccaacaattctgaccttgagctgtgctaggatatgttctgtaagcagaagggctacctgtatgaagagttggacttcaggaagcgttccatggaccaggctcataaggtaagccgccctcaaatctcccgctggaccactgatggacgaggattgcggcccagaggatcctggagctagaggccatattgtacgaggcgctaccgcagcgggactggcccgccacggacggcgaaaaagccagccacgctggcgtgaatgacgtgctgacggcggatcagagagaagagcttaggagcgccgtggaccaatggaagcgagccctgatgtgcgagttgagggagcgcgacgcttgcatcctccaagagagaatggatctgctgcacagcgcgcaacaggtaagggcccaaagccagcccggcacttacttgcacgcttactggcttttgaaggccgctttccatttctccgtcctagaggaacaaagagctgaaagaattcatcagctcagaagagacaaatcaaacaattggaggagaagtttctgtttctctttctattcttctccttggccttcattctgtggccctaacaccagctggtgagtgagctccagcggcaccgcactcgacacttccgatacaccgccagccggtctcagacgttggcagacgctccgatgccgacgtataccccccgccacagtgacagaggcaccgcgtcacaccggcgctcatccaatcagaaggcaggaaaggcaaattcacatgcagggcactcttgaaccagaagagagcgccacaaaaaacggttgttgccccaaacgcgcactaaaaagggtcagaataacaagagtcccaccggccagccggggccacccgtccatccatttcttcaggggggaaaaaaattggagtcaccggtgagtacattttgcatttagctctgcttttctgcttctgtcttcaagtgtgtggcatcctgcgaccaaagattcagccaaccccaaagcggttgacctcaacgtcccaccaccatgccgaccagagcaggtgacgtgatgctttggacatccttccgtctcagatgcccaaaagtactctttgccacatctgcggcaatacggtgtcttttcaaaggtgcaaataaatccagcgtgggcggaacacgcacgtcttcgttttttcccgctttgtttggggggggggggggggggggttgtgcgtgttggcttcacttgagttcaatttggtattttggtcaaaagcgcatgtggtgaaattccacaaagtaggatgggcaaacacattccagtaaactattagtgtcaattgggctctcgaaatggcagagaaaagatgcacagcaaaacggaaatatgtagatgaacacaggacgtttttatcagagtgggaaagtttatattttttgttgaacttgatggcaaaccattctgcctgttatgtcagacctcagcgcatttcaaagattcaaatcttcagcgccatgcacttcagctcactccatggctaacattgatcaggcgtcgaacccgcaacatcatgcttaagaggtggacatgctaaccagtgcgccattatgtcaacgcataataactaagtctactgatcaaaacagcggttactatatgacgtcgctacgtcgtggtcaagtgacgcagacaagacgtcaatggacggaccttcctccgaaattagaatccgtgggcagagttaacttgtttaaaagggagtgggcagaagaaatatttaatttatttaaatctattttgagtgcacaccattatgccaatgcataacaactgtaaatctactaaatggaatgtctgctgtacgcgcacttgctccttttttttctgctcctcttacttatttatttattgttgtgttatttattcattatttattcagcacgcttttgttatacttgtttacttgtttgtctgttgtgagccatgtcttgtcaccgtgggataggggggaacgaaatttcggtttctttatgtgtctttggcatgtggagaaattgacaataaagctgactttgactttgactttgaaaacaaaacagcggttgctatatgacatctgccacgttgcggtcacgtgacagacgtgacgtcgatgggcgaaacttccgccggaattcaaatccgcggggagagttaacttgtttaaaagggagtgggcagaagaattatttaatttattcaaatccatttggagtgtgcgccattatgtcaatgcataacaactgtaagtctactaaacaaaacagcggttgttatatgacgtctgccacgtcgtggtcacgtgacgcggacgtgacgtcgacgcctactttacatcccaccgatcacaggacccctcggctgcataaccgcgcccccttcccaaccaatcggatttgctatacgcgaaaacgacgccaatgggcgggctcttccgccagaatttaaatccgtgggcgtggctcgcaacaggaagtaggaaaatgttgacaaagacacagcggatggtaacatacgactaacgagagaaatatttttattttctgcttgcaactggactgtccagagtgtacacggtaagtacaactcatcgtttttaaaaagaagtacttttgttgccctgaaaagcgagtgagtgtggcgtttggggggaacgtcgaatttcgacgattatttcgactggtcaacggttgtaaatgattgcgttgattcaaaactttatttaactctactcttaactttgtcgtttcagatatgcgggtattacaccgcggaaatgacgtcaataggctgaactgtcaccaaaattcaaatctgtgggcgcaatggccttgagcgagacaacggatacaaacacgacgactatcaacagaaatatctttattttctgcttgcaagtggaccgtctagagcacatatgtcagagtcaaggcccgcgggccacatccggcccgcgagaaggttttgtacggcccctgggatgatcttgatttattattagaaccggcccgcagaccgcagcaagccggcagcccgcagatctttcacacgcaccaatactacatttcccacaatgcaacggtgaagcaccgagcagtaggctgcttgatttcagtgtttattagcaaagcagtcgtcagcataactgtaaaattaaccctcagatacccatcataaatggcaaaaaggaaggtggacactgagaaccgggggtttcaaacaaggtgggagtcggagtatatgttcgcggaggtagctggaaaatctgtgtgtcttctgtgtggagaaagtgtggcggtactgaaagagtattatctgagacattatgaaacgaaacacgcggacaaaaacaagaatatagacatggaacaaaggctacagaaggccgaggaattaaaacgaggcctcaaatctcgacaggctctgttctaaaaagccaaaacacaaggctaggctgctgtcaaggccagttttattttggcagaagagatcgctaaattagcccggccatttaaggagggggatttcatcaaaaactgtctgattaaagtttgtgtttttactcagttcaagtttaaaagttaaagtttaatatttttttcactgcatgttacttatccttgaggaaagtgttgtttttgattaacagatttctgcactttattttattgtatttcaatccaattatatttttaaaatatttcagttgagtggataatagaacattgctattgtttttttctttgaagtaaattacctcacttttgctaaaatagaaaatataggttactggtggtgccttgaataatgcaggtttctttcatttaatgttcatgttatggggatttttatataaaggaaatttgtcttttctgtctgttgaaaattaaagattattgacaaagccataagaaaatattgctttatttatctgatcatattggaatatatttgttaggttttcagtaggttcaattaggttcactagactacatgcgtcatttaaaaaaaaaatcaatgaacattcgatcagtccggccctcggcttgtagctaaattttttattgggccctccgtccatttgactttgacacccctggtctagagcgtacacggtaagtacaactcattgtgtttaaaaatatttacgtttgtgtagtttgcgttgcgttacatctgtgaatgttggttgaggccacggtgtttgttggctgtaagttttccactgcaagaagaggctcgtatcattgaccaggagcgagctacaagtatcattgaccaggagcgagctacaatggtgagtagccataacattcatgttaaacacttcctatttcatgtctaacagtacttgatttaacaaataaccataaataaatacagtgtgggcactgaagttaacatatgtgattatactgcctaatccgtcaccgagtatattgttgcaaagtaatataagatccaaagttgtaattcagaatagttttcaaaagaaggccattagaattatatacaagtctgattaccctgaacataataacaagctattaattaaatcacaaattcttcaactcaaagatttggtagattatcagacaaataatgtctaacagtaattgatttaacacatcacgataagtagattgagtgtgggcactctcaagttaacatatgtgattatactgcctaatctgttacagagtatgttgttgccaagtaatgtagaatagatccaaagtagtaatccagaatagttttgaaaaggccattagaataataaacaaatctgattaccttgaacatagtaacaagctaagtgtttaatatgtcctatgaagtcaaaattgggcaccatcatgtggtgaaatttggaattgcatcacatccaattttgcctgggaacaaacagattaaataaatcttagttttgaataagccactccttctcaaacaagtaaactctgcccattttgcgcagtagatgttctgttaatatctagtatttatacaaagtcataatttaaattgctttcaaccttcattcatcggttcaaccaacattactcgctcttattaccaatttgtatcgatttaactaagcgtttaatacttcctatcaggtctcaagtcaagatttggcaaaatacaatttcagcaaatccaattttgccagggaacaaaaatagattaaataaactaaataagtcttcttcccattaaatacatcagaaaagtttgtcttgtaaccagtcctcttcaaacaagtaaagtctgcccattttgtgccgtagattttgtgtctatgcctagtatttatacaaaatcataatttaaacgacttctttccttcattcactttggaaatttggaattgcagcaaatcgaattttgccagggaacaaaaatagatcaattaaactaaataagtcttcttcccattgaataaattaaagaagtctgtcttgtaaccagtcattttcaaacaagtaaagtctgcccattttgtgccgtagattttgtgtttatgcctagtatttatacaaaatcataatttaaaggatttcattccttcattcactttggaaatttggaattgcagcgcatcaaattttgcctgggaagaaaagtagattaaataaatttaataagtcttactacttcccattaaataaattaaatatgtcttacttgttcccactccttttcaaaaaagtagtttaaaacgagggcccttcactcaacctttaaccctatttattcaccttctaggctaagtgttaaaggctaaatgttaaaggctaagtgttagaggctaagtgccagaggctaggcgccagaggcgagtttttgtgggctgaagttttagtagggttagtgtgaatacaatccaaaagaatacaacagaatacaatacaatacaatataatacatagattaaattcaatagctcttactacttcccattaaataaattaaatacgtcttacttgttcccaatccttttcaaaaaagttgtttaaaacaagggcccttcactcaacctttaacctcaaccccgcacgtcacattgtgttgtatctgtgaatgttggttgtggcctaaTGATAGTTttgtttcattcgtttaggttccacggtgtttgttggctatatgttttccactgtcagaaggatgaaaatacaaagtacaacgcttggacgtgggcaaagacgtcaccggtgagtccttcctgttaaggatcggacagtacagccaagtgcgggacgacggactttattggaaggggatgaggggaacagccggcgctggagcggcgatcgggctggagaggacaaacggttctgcgggggtttcgaatagtcaagcgagtcaagtttctccgggactgatgagcgaagcagcatcaagggacagactggcactcggttctgcgcttgcggcgctgatatagcgctgtccatgaatccgtggcaggtgacggtgattccactgacagggggggcgtggtcccgtcgcaggtggcaccaacaCGTGACAGAacgccccccacaagggacggctcccgacgtccccaggaaccgaaaacaacaaaacaacaacaacaacaaaaaaaaggaaggcaataccccgggcggccaggtggaggggtcagcacaccgctgaaacgtccgacacctcgccagacgcaggctcgacgggcgcgggggcagaagaacccggtaccggtgggcaagacctccccggaccctcacccctggtcccctcgtccctcctcgggcgcccgcgccgaggacccggttggtccggatgacagcgatggaactccgtgatgagcgaacggtcgagtatccagcggctcggaacccaggagcggtgcgcgtcgtcataaccctcccagtccacgagatattgtaggccccgaccacgccgcatggagtctggaaggagcagacggactgtggccgggccaatcaccttctggatagggaacggtccaacaaagcggggcgccagtttgcgggatcccgctcgcagcggcaaatcccgcgtcgagagccacacacgctgccccactctgtactccggagccggcgtccggtgcttgttcgcctggcgggcgtagcctgaaacagagcggagaagagtgacccggcccctcgcccaggcacgatgacaacggcggacacaagcctgggccgacgggcacgccgcaccacgctcctggtgggcgaacaagggtggctggtacccgaagacgcagtggaaaggcgaaagtcccgtggccgaggtgggaagggaattgtgagcatactctacccaggaaagctgttgaacccacccgcgctggtccccggcggccatgcatcggagagccctgcccagttcctggttcaggcgctccgcttgaccgttggactgagggtgaaaccccgaggagaggctggccgtggcgccgaggagtcggcagaactccatccagaaggtggacgcgaattgaggtcctcggtctgacacgatgtcttgtggaagaccgtggtgacgaaacacctcccgcaccatgatggacgccgtctgcttcgcagatgggagcttaggcagagggatgaaatgtgtcatcttgctaaaacggtctaccaccgtgaggaccaccgtgtttccctctgagggggggaggcctgtgacaaagtcaattgacaggtgagaccagggacgctggcgaaccggcaagggttgaagcagcccggccggaggatgagtagacgtcttgtagcggttacagattgagcaggctctgacgtaatcgctggtgtccacttgccaggtgggccaccagaaacgctgagccaccacgtacctcgtgcgtgcagcgccgggatgacaggccaggcgtgagtcgtgcgcccattgcagcacggccgatcgcaggccttcagggacgaacaggcgaccctccgggcagttgctggggccgggttgatcgcgtgatgcggtttccacttggcgttcgatctcccatgtgagagccgc from Syngnathus scovelli strain Florida chromosome 10, RoL_Ssco_1.2, whole genome shotgun sequence harbors:
- the LOC137840665 gene encoding janus kinase and microtubule-interacting protein 3-like, yielding MHASAFQEREWRSPVLKFLQVRFPDSLSPLQIYCEAEGVSVRKASLATLTLTRGPRTPYIAPCAFPPDIVISDLMKKLDILGDNANLTNEEQVVVIHARTLLTLAEKWLEYIKVTKSALQQ
- the LOC125973665 gene encoding janus kinase and microtubule-interacting protein 3-like → MGHYQSRVADLESALTQQGQNVKWVEEKQLLRQSNQQLAEKVRRMEVEEARLKEHIQDIRDQNELLEFRILELEVGRLAQAC